GGTGACTAAACGACGAGTCTCTTAATTGAAGCTTCAACTTGTATTTAGCCGGAGTTTTCCTTCGACTTCTTATCACGTGATATATTTGGTCGAATCTATCACCCGATGAGGATGTCCTTGGATTGAAGTGAAAACGTATTGGCACGTGTTGTCCACTCTTGAGATGAGGTATGTAGAATAAGTGATGGAGGCATGAGTTAATGGTGTTACTTGCTATTAGACCACGTGAATTTGAAACGTGATGTCACACTTTCTTAATTAAAGGTTAACATTCTGAATTTTTTTGACATCGCATGCCTTTTCTCTCTGATCGATCTTATTAATGAGTGAGTTCTTAGTGTTGTTTTGACCTTTCAAAAATCTTGAAGCAGTTTAATTTACTACGTTGCCTCACTGTCCTATTTCAGAAACCTATAAAAGGAGATGACGGATCTATTGAAGTTTTTTTTGCTCTTTTCTACTTTCTTCAAGCTTCCTACGGGTTTCTCTTCAAAACTCATGAAGTTTTTGCCTCTCTTTCTTCcatttatttgttttctttGTTGCGTGGAAGGAATGCGTCGAAAAATTCCAAGAAATCTCATACCCTTGAAAACTTCGAAGATTCAACTGGTTTCGTGAATATTAAGAATGCTATCATGGTGCCTCAAAAATCTAAGTCTGGTAAAGAAATTGATAAATCAAAGGATAGGGAGATGGTTGTTGTGTATAAACATGTCAATCTGCAAGTTCGGGAGCAGCCTTCGACTTTGATTACTCAAGAGCTCATAAACATTGTGGCCGCTTATCTATAGCTTAATTTAAGGAAGGCGAGTCTTCCTACAAAGGGTTTTTGGCATTGACGAaaatcttgttgtatttacCTTGCTGATGCAGTGggatttcgattttttttataagccCTCATTTATAATGGTGATATATGTCATTTTAGACTCatttaataacaaaaataaaaaaccgaAAAGCAATTTAGACAAGTTTTAACTTCAAAAATGCAAAGTAAAGTTGAAGGGTAAGTTGAGTCTTTATTTGTATCCTACCGCCATAATAAGGTAAATTTTGTAAATAGAGAAATGTtttgacataaaaaaaattagtaggagaaggcttgcccccaatacaccttTATAGTGGGACCCCTCTTCGGACCCTCGCATAAGAGGGAACGCGTAGTGTAGCGGACCGTCCCTTCAAAAATGTTTTGACATGATGAAGTTAGTTGGCAGAGAAGAGAAAGTAGCATCAATGCAAGAACACAACATGTTGTAAGCTTGCTCCACCCCATCAATTACAATACTTGATGTGACTATCAAATAAAATTGCAATCCGGTCCTAAGAGGGTGGCGTTTGAATAGAAACTTAAAGAGGTCTTAAAGTACATCAATAGGTTAAAAATAAAGTGAATTTCACATCTGAAAAAATAAAGAACGAGAAAGGTATGTTTTCAATACATAAAGATGCGTTATAAAACCGCAAAGTCCAATAAATCAAATGATATTTATATAGAATTAAACATGAGTTTTAAAGTTAGTTTTAATGTAAAATTAGTTTGTAGAGTTGGTTTAATTGTTTGGATGTGGAGTATGATCTGGTGGCTATTAAGGAGACGAGTCACTCACTCTTAATTCTATCCCTTTCAGAGGACATATTCCTTCGCCCAACTGCATGTCCACTTCTCCTTTTTATAAGGACCTctaccttttctttctcttcatctatcttctcttctcttcttttttctatttcaatttcaatttcatcaCATTTTGGGGTTGTAAAAATGGCATCGAATTCAATGTCATGGACAAGTAAGCAGAACAAGCAGTTCGAAAAGGCCCTGGCTTTATACGACAAGGACACGCCTGATCGGTGGCAGAATGTAGCCAAAGCTGTGTCCGGCAAATCTCCCGAGGAAGTTAAGAGACATTACGACATTCTTATCAAGGATTTGAGAGAAATTGAATCCGGCCGTGTGCCTTTTCCTCATTATAAGTAACGCTGGCCTGGCCTCAATGAAACCCATTCAAACTTTGGGGACCATCAGCTTATCAATGTTTATTTAGTGGTAATTACTGTATTATGGTGTAAATGAACAAGCTAGCTCTTGTTGAGAATGTATTCTACTACTACCTACCAATAtcctaattaattaacataatgCTGTTATAATTTACTTTATtatcaatttaatcaaaattattGCTTAATATCGACAATGGTGTCTTATTAGTAATGTGTTAATTCTATTTCTACGTCATTATCAATTTGATGGAGGACTACTTGTCATTTTATTCATCACTTTGTTGCTtaacttttcaatttttattcaatttcatttacctttatatatataaagtcaaagcaaagaaaaaacGAGAATAGTTTCAGAAGAGTTTTTGTTGATGTGGTTGTTTTGTGTCTTTCTTGGTTAAAGGTAATTTGTGAGCGTGCCAAAATGTTTTTGTAACGTAATTCCAAACTTATAGAAATTAATGCCGAGAATGTCTTTTTGGATTTTGTTTTTGCTGAACATTAGAGATTAGCGACAACTGGAATTTTGATTCTAAGAATGTATTTCCAATTGAATTGTGCACTATTTTGACTTCCAATCAAAAGATTGTGAATGTCGAAAGGACGAAAATGATATAAGATTTATAATTAATTCCATTTTGACATGAGTTTTAATTAGAAACAAGCTACATGGACGTTGAAATAGAGCTAttgtattgataaaaaaaagggtaaattccaaaaacaacctctgtggtttgatgttgttccaaaaaaccccttgtggtttgttattacaaaaaaaaaggactgtggtttgcgccgttaaccaaaaaacggaaaatgacttaacggtgttaaaatgctgacgtggcataggggtaaggttggaaattcgattttttttattttttttttaatttttcttttttcttttttctttttctttttctttttcttctcttctcccttcttcttcctt
The DNA window shown above is from Euphorbia lathyris chromosome 1, ddEupLath1.1, whole genome shotgun sequence and carries:
- the LOC136210946 gene encoding protein RADIALIS-like 6, which encodes MASNSMSWTSKQNKQFEKALALYDKDTPDRWQNVAKAVSGKSPEEVKRHYDILIKDLREIESGRVPFPHYK